CAGCCGGAGTCCCGCAAGGCCTTCGTGGAGCTGGCGCGCGAGTACCACGTGCTGCCCGTGGCGCTGGTGCTGGACGTGCCGGAGCGCACCTGCATCGAGCGCAACCAGCAGCGGCCGGACCGCACCGCCAGCTTCCGCTTCGTGAAGAACCAGGTCTCGCAGATGCACCGTTCCCTGCGAGGCCTGGAGCGCGAGGGCTTCCGCCACCTCCACGTCCTCAAGCCGGACGCCATCGAACGCGTGGTGCTGGAGCGCCAGCCGCTCTGGTGCAACCTCAAGCACGAGCGCGGGCCCTTCGACATCATCGGAGACATCCACGGCTGCCGTGAGGAGCTGGAGGCGCTGCTCGCGAAGCTGGGCTACCAGGTGCGGCCGCGCGCGGATGGCACGCCGGGCTTCGACGTGCGCCCGCCAGAGGGCCGCAAGGCCGTCTTCCTGGGCGACCTGGTGGACCGGGGCCCGGACATCCCGGGCGTGCTGCGGCTGGTGATGGACATGGTGGAGGCCGGCACCGCGCTGTGCGTGCCGGGCAACCACGAGATGAAGCTCTTGCGCAAGCTGCGCGGCGGAAAGGTCAACGTGTCCCACGGCATGGCCCAGACGCTGGAGCAACTGGAGAAGGAACCGCCGGAGTTCCACCAGCGCGTGGCGAAGTTCATCGACGACCGGGTGTCCCACTACGTGCTGGACGACGGGCGCCTGGTGGTGGCGCACGCGGGCCTGAAGGAGAGCATGCAGGGCCGGGGCTCCGGCCGCGTGCGCGCCTTCGCGCTCTACGGAGAGACGACGGGAGAGACGGACGAGTACGGCTTTCCGGTGCGCTTCAACTGGGCGGCGGAGTACCGGGGCCGCGCGGCGGTGGTGTACGGCCACCAGGCCGTGCTGGAGGCCGAGTGGGTCAACAACACGCTGTGCGTGGACACCGGCTGCGTCTACGGCGGCCAGCTCACCGCCCTGCGCTACCCGGAGAAGGAGCTGGTCTCCGTGCCCGCGCAGCGCGTGTACTGCGAGCCGGTGAAGCCCCTGGACACCCCGGCCCCGTCCGGCCTGAGCGCGCAGCAGCAGGCGGATGACGTGCTGGACCTCGAGGACGTGCGGGGCAAGCGCGTCATCTCCACGCGGCTGGCCGCGCACGTCACCCTGCGCGAGGAGAACACCACCGCCGCGCTGGAGGCGATGAGCCGCTTCGCCATCGACCCGCGCTGGCTCATCTACCTGCCGCCCACCATGTCGCCGTCGGAGACGAGCACCCTGCCCGGCTTCCTGGAGCATCCCCAGCAGGCGTTCGACTACTACCGCAAGGAGGGCGTGGCCCAGGTCGTCTGCGAGGAGAAGCACATGGGCTCGCGCGCCGTCGTCGTCATCGCGCGCGACGCGGACGCCGCCCGCCGCCGCTTCGGCGTCACCTCTGGCGAGACGGGCGTCTGCTACACGCGCACGGGCCGGCGCTTCTTCACCGACGACGCCCTGGAGGCCGCGTTCCTCGCGCGCGTCCGGGCGGCGCTGGACGCGTCCGGCTTCTGGGAGGAGCTGAAGACGGACTGGGCCTGCCTGGACTGCGAG
This DNA window, taken from Corallococcus coralloides DSM 2259, encodes the following:
- a CDS encoding polynucleotide kinase-phosphatase, encoding MNIHIPELSLVVLIGPSGSGKSTFARRHFKPTEVLSSDTYRGFVSDDENNQEATKDAFETLRYVAAKRLARGLLTVVDATNVQPESRKAFVELAREYHVLPVALVLDVPERTCIERNQQRPDRTASFRFVKNQVSQMHRSLRGLEREGFRHLHVLKPDAIERVVLERQPLWCNLKHERGPFDIIGDIHGCREELEALLAKLGYQVRPRADGTPGFDVRPPEGRKAVFLGDLVDRGPDIPGVLRLVMDMVEAGTALCVPGNHEMKLLRKLRGGKVNVSHGMAQTLEQLEKEPPEFHQRVAKFIDDRVSHYVLDDGRLVVAHAGLKESMQGRGSGRVRAFALYGETTGETDEYGFPVRFNWAAEYRGRAAVVYGHQAVLEAEWVNNTLCVDTGCVYGGQLTALRYPEKELVSVPAQRVYCEPVKPLDTPAPSGLSAQQQADDVLDLEDVRGKRVISTRLAAHVTLREENTTAALEAMSRFAIDPRWLIYLPPTMSPSETSTLPGFLEHPQQAFDYYRKEGVAQVVCEEKHMGSRAVVVIARDADAARRRFGVTSGETGVCYTRTGRRFFTDDALEAAFLARVRAALDASGFWEELKTDWACLDCELMPWSLKAQELLRDPYAAVGAASRAALTDVVSVLGQATARGLPLGELSARFTDKATHVQRYVEAYRRYCWPVSSLDDVRLAPFHLLATEGATHVDKDHVWHMETLARVCRADPSFLVATPYRVVALEDAEAVAGGVRWWEELTARGGEGMVVKPFGFAVRGRKGVVQPAIKSRGPEYLRIIYGPEYTAPANLDRLRQRGLGTKRSLALREFALGVEGLERFTKKESLRRVHECVFGVLALESEPVDPRL